In Uranotaenia lowii strain MFRU-FL chromosome 2, ASM2978415v1, whole genome shotgun sequence, one genomic interval encodes:
- the LOC129742866 gene encoding lysozyme D-like — MSSCRIVAYVSMPAGCKNGSTPATSGPQMRASRTCASGTSASGTSASGTSASGISASGISTSGTSASGTSASGTSASGTSASGTSASGTSASGISASGTSVGGVEASQLIAANRSLPAGFVPAEPVPAGSI, encoded by the coding sequence ATGTCTAGTTGCCGGATTGTCGCCTATGTGTCGATGCCAGCAGGTTGTAAGAACGGGTCAACACCGGCGACTTCGGGCCCGCAGATGCGTGCCAGCAGAACCTGTGCCAGCGGAACCAGTGCCAGCGGAACCAGTGCCAGCGGAACCAGTGCCAGCGGAATCAGTGCCAGCGGAATCAGTACCAGCGGAACCAGCGCCAGCGGAACCAGCGCCAGCGGAACCAGTGCCAGCGGAACCAGTGCCAGCGGAACCAGCGCCAGCGGAACCAGTGCCAGCGGAATCAGTGCCAGCGGAACCAGTGTCGGCGGGGTCGAAGCCAGCCAGTTGATTGCGGCCAATCGGAGCTTGCCAGCGGGATTTGTTCCAGCGGAACCTGTGCCAGCAGGATCGATTTGA
- the LOC129747703 gene encoding knirps-related protein produces MNQLCKVCGEPAAGFHFGAFTCEGCKSFFGRSYNNLSSISECKNNGECIINKKNRTACKACRLRKCLMVGMSKSGSRYGRRSNWFKIHCLLQEQQQAAQQAANNQKSGQPPMHGMFGPPGAYPHAMYPRPPCTKEELMLLGLEEYSKHPSASPSVSSPDSHNSDSSNEINDRRNALLRQGKLHEPPSINKELFLPLPFGGLPLMPPPGFLPPSPLMFSGFHPALYPHHQGLLKPADTPIISSSPLANNNSRFTPNHNQTSSANNNSTPTETKSPDSFTKRFYLDAVLESQRCPSNETSGSAKEEPEPEEVVPVTMTPPRSPAASTVAAPQQDNPIDLSMKTGSSCSSEDHRTSPSGADSDDEQLVVVSDRNTPPPTTGKYTNNNSLPNNHNHIGSHHLNNHHLNHHLNHIGFQQRHHSSSAHGSGSDSEMEEPETQYEREVKRMKIQGTTPLDLTTKV; encoded by the exons ATGAATCAACTTTGTAAGGTTTGCGGAGAGCCAGCGGCCGGTTTTCACTTCGGAGCGTTCACCTGTGAAGGATGCAAG tcaTTCTTCGGACGTTCGTACAACAACCTTTCGTCGATCTCGGAATGTAAAAACAATGGCGAGTGCATCATTAACAAGAAGAATCGCACCGCTTGTAAAGCGTGCCGGCTTAGGAAGTGTCTCATGGTTGGAATGTCCAAAAGTGGATCCCGTTATGGCCGGAGATCAAACTGGTTCAAGATTCACTGTTTGCTGCAGGAACAGCAACAGGCGGCTCAACAGGCAGCCAACAACCAAAAATCTGGACAGCCTCCGATGCACGGAATGTTTGGACCTCCGGGAGCGTATCCTCATGCGATGTATCCTCGACCTCCATGCACCAAGGAAGAGCTAATGCTTCTCGGTCTGGAAGAGTACAGCAAACATCCTTCGGCCTCACCTTCCGTAAGCTCCCCGGATAGCCACAACTCGGACAGCTCCAACGAGATCAACGATCGAAGGAACGCCCTCCTCAGGCAAGGAAAGCTTCACGAACCTCCATCGATCAACAAAGAACTGTTCCTGCCTCTTCCTTTCGGAGGACTGCCACTGATGCCTCCTCCAGGATTCCTTCCTCCATCGCCGCTCATGTTCTCCGGGTTCCATCCGGCCCTCTATCCCCACCATCAAGGTCTCCTCAAGCCAGCAGACACCCCAATCATCAGCAGCTCCCCGCTAGCTAACAACAACAGCCGCTTCACACCAAATCACAACCAAACCAGCAGCGCCAACAACAATTCCACTCCAACTGAAACCAAATCGCCCGATTCTTTCACCAAACGTTTCTACCTGGACGCCGTCCTCGAATCCCAACGGTGTCCCAGCAACGAAACGTCCGGCTCCGCCAAAGAAGAACCGGAACCGGAAGAAGTTGTCCCGGTAACGATGACGCCCCCTCGCTCTCCAGCAGCCAGCACCGTCGCCGCTCCCCAACAGGACAACCCCATCGATCTGAGCATGAAAACCGGAAGCAGTTGCTCCTCGGAAGATCACCGAACTTCCCCTTCCGGTGCCGACAGCGACGACGAACAGCTGGTAGTCGTCTCGGATCGAAACACCCCACCGCCCACCACCGGCAAGTacaccaacaacaacagccTCCCAAACAATCACAATCACATCGGAAGCCATCATCTGAACAACCATCATCTGAACCATCACCTGAATCACATTGGGTTCCAGCAGCGGCACCATTCCTCCTCGGCCCACGGCAGCGGGAGTGATTCCGAGATGGAGGAACCGGAAACCCAGTATGAGCGGGAGGTCAAGCGGATGAAGATCCAGGGCACCACCCCCCTGGACCTCACCACCAAGGTGTGA